A DNA window from Halorubrum sp. DM2 contains the following coding sequences:
- the lonB gene encoding ATP-dependent protease LonB codes for MSNEKDTNDPTADDPDEPPHGGVDDSNPAGNGEDAAHGDPEPDDGPASDPDVDRDATADSGGESAADPDDADEPWDDGVVVDEGDGFDETEVVGGSDEDRNGESAGPADDGGIDELGSTVEVEGAEIEEDPDEDDLLGGLKIDTTAELEIPDRLVDQVIGQEHARDVIIKAAKQRRHVMMIGSPGTGKSMLAKAMSELLPKEELQDVLVYHNPEDGNKPKVRTVPAGKGDQIVEAHREEARKRNQMRSLLMWIIIAVVLGYALIIAGTVLVGIIAAGVVYLVFRYLNRGSDAMIPNLLVNNGDTKTAPFRDATGAHAGALLGDVRHDPFQSGGMETPSHDRVEAGAIHKANKGVLFIDEINTLDIRSQQHLMTAIQEGEFSITGQSERSSGAMVQTEPVPTDFVMIAAGNLDAMENMHPALRSRIKGYGYEVYMEDTIEDTPEMRRKYVRFIAQEVAKDGRLPEFSAEAVEEIILEAKRRSGRKGHLTLKMRNLGGMVRVAGDIARGEDAEMTTRDHVLQAKGRSRSIEQQLADDYIERRKDYELEVSDGYVVGRVNGLAVMGEDSGIMLPVMAEVTPTQGGGQVIATGQLKEMAEESVQNVSAIIKKFSDENISEKDIHIQFIQTGQQGVDGDSASITVATAVISALENVGVDQSLAMTGSLSVRGDVLPVGGVTHKIEAAAKAGCTRVIIPAANEQDVMIEDEYEEMIEIIPVSHISEVLDIALEGETEKDSLVSRLKSITGSTLKDGNVSSPSSPSPQ; via the coding sequence ATGAGCAACGAGAAGGACACGAACGACCCGACGGCCGACGACCCCGACGAACCGCCTCACGGCGGCGTCGACGACTCGAATCCGGCGGGGAACGGCGAGGACGCCGCACACGGCGATCCCGAGCCCGACGACGGTCCGGCGAGCGACCCCGACGTCGACCGGGACGCGACCGCGGACTCCGGCGGGGAGTCGGCCGCGGACCCCGACGACGCGGACGAGCCCTGGGACGACGGCGTCGTCGTCGACGAGGGCGACGGGTTCGACGAGACCGAGGTCGTCGGGGGATCCGACGAGGACCGGAACGGCGAGAGCGCCGGGCCGGCCGACGACGGCGGGATCGACGAACTCGGCAGTACCGTCGAGGTCGAGGGCGCTGAGATCGAGGAGGACCCCGACGAGGACGACCTGCTCGGCGGACTCAAGATCGACACGACCGCCGAACTCGAGATCCCCGACCGGCTCGTCGACCAGGTCATCGGGCAGGAACACGCCCGCGACGTGATCATCAAGGCGGCGAAACAGCGCCGCCACGTGATGATGATCGGCTCGCCCGGGACCGGGAAGTCGATGCTCGCGAAGGCGATGTCCGAGCTGCTCCCCAAAGAGGAGCTACAGGACGTCCTGGTGTATCACAACCCCGAGGACGGCAACAAGCCGAAGGTGCGGACCGTGCCGGCCGGCAAGGGCGACCAGATCGTCGAGGCGCACCGCGAGGAGGCGCGCAAGCGCAACCAGATGCGGTCGCTTCTCATGTGGATCATCATCGCCGTCGTGTTGGGCTACGCGCTCATCATCGCCGGCACGGTCCTCGTGGGCATCATCGCGGCCGGCGTAGTGTACCTCGTCTTCCGCTACCTGAACCGCGGCTCGGACGCGATGATCCCGAACCTGCTGGTGAACAACGGCGACACAAAGACCGCGCCGTTCCGCGACGCGACGGGCGCACACGCCGGTGCGCTGCTCGGCGACGTGCGGCACGACCCGTTCCAGTCCGGCGGGATGGAGACGCCCAGCCACGACCGCGTCGAGGCCGGGGCCATCCACAAGGCGAACAAGGGCGTGCTGTTCATCGACGAAATCAACACGCTCGACATCCGGAGCCAGCAGCACCTCATGACGGCGATTCAGGAGGGCGAGTTCTCGATCACGGGCCAGTCCGAGCGCTCCTCGGGCGCGATGGTCCAGACCGAGCCGGTCCCGACGGACTTCGTCATGATCGCGGCCGGGAACCTCGACGCGATGGAGAACATGCACCCGGCGCTGCGCTCCCGCATTAAGGGGTACGGCTACGAGGTGTACATGGAGGACACCATCGAGGACACCCCGGAGATGCGCCGGAAGTACGTCCGGTTCATCGCCCAAGAGGTCGCGAAGGACGGCCGCCTGCCGGAATTCTCCGCGGAGGCCGTCGAGGAGATCATCCTCGAGGCCAAGCGGCGCTCCGGCCGGAAGGGCCACCTGACGCTGAAGATGCGGAACCTCGGCGGGATGGTCCGCGTCGCGGGCGACATCGCTCGCGGCGAGGACGCCGAGATGACGACCCGTGACCACGTCCTTCAGGCGAAGGGCCGCTCGCGGTCCATCGAACAGCAGCTCGCGGACGACTACATCGAGCGCCGGAAGGACTACGAGCTGGAGGTCTCCGACGGCTACGTCGTCGGGCGCGTCAACGGTCTCGCCGTCATGGGCGAAGACTCCGGGATCATGCTCCCGGTGATGGCCGAGGTGACGCCGACCCAAGGCGGCGGTCAGGTGATCGCCACCGGCCAGCTCAAGGAGATGGCCGAGGAGTCGGTCCAGAACGTCTCGGCGATCATCAAGAAGTTCTCCGACGAGAACATCTCGGAGAAGGACATCCACATCCAGTTCATCCAGACGGGCCAGCAGGGCGTCGACGGTGACTCCGCGTCCATCACGGTCGCGACCGCCGTCATCAGCGCCTTAGAGAACGTCGGCGTCGACCAGAGCCTCGCGATGACCGGATCGCTTTCGGTCCGCGGCGACGTGCTCCCGGTCGGCGGAGTGACCCACAAGATCGAGGCGGCCGCGAAGGCCGGCTGTACCCGGGTGATCATCCCCGCGGCCAACGAGCAGGACGTGATGATCGAAGACGAGTACGAGGAGATGATAGAGATCATCCCCGTCTCGCACATCAGCGAGGTCCTCGACATCGCCCTCGAAGGCGAGACCGAGAAGGACTCGCTCGTCTCGCGGCTGAAGTCGATCACGGGATCGACGCTGAAGGACGGCAACGTCTCCAGCCCGTCCAGTCCGAGCCCGCAGTAG
- a CDS encoding nicotinamide-nucleotide adenylyltransferase, translated as MRGFYIGRYQPFHDGHQHMVEEIAAEVDELVLGIGSAGDSHTTRNPFTAGERVMMVTKAVEELDATTYVVPIEDLDRNSVWVSHVQSMTPRFDVAYSNNPLVVRLFEEAGVEVRQSPMFRRDVLEGTELRERMIRGRDWEDLVPDAVVDVIREVDGVERIRRIAETDTNGEEPSDA; from the coding sequence ATGCGGGGGTTCTACATCGGTCGGTATCAGCCGTTCCACGACGGGCACCAGCACATGGTGGAAGAGATCGCGGCGGAGGTCGACGAGCTGGTCTTGGGAATCGGCTCCGCCGGCGACTCTCACACCACGCGGAACCCCTTCACCGCCGGCGAGCGCGTGATGATGGTGACGAAGGCCGTCGAGGAGTTAGACGCCACCACCTACGTCGTCCCCATCGAGGACCTCGACCGGAACTCGGTGTGGGTGAGCCACGTCCAGAGCATGACCCCGCGGTTCGACGTGGCGTACTCGAACAACCCCCTCGTGGTCCGGCTGTTCGAGGAGGCCGGCGTCGAGGTGCGCCAGTCGCCGATGTTCCGTCGCGACGTGCTGGAGGGGACCGAGCTCCGCGAGCGGATGATCCGCGGCCGCGACTGGGAAGACCTCGTCCCGGACGCCGTCGTCGACGTGATCCGCGAGGTCGACGGCGTCGAGCGCATCCGCCGGATCGCCGAGACCGACACGAACGGCGAGGAGCCGTCGGACGCGTAG
- a CDS encoding SAM-dependent chlorinase/fluorinase, translating to MITLTSDFGSPYPAAMKGVIRRHTDAEMIDVAHDLPRGDPRAAAFWLRFVLPEFPPAVHCAVVDPGVGTDRDALVVRAGAHVLVAPDNGLAMPPARALAADESDIETWTVAVDEPASETFHGRDVFAPTAARVRTALDDADGERADGADGADGALTPDAVADALAAMDDLAPASDPVDVRFPEPTVERAGGDDGEGGDGEVDDGADDAGEVVAVDGEVLAIDRFGNVITNVPGALIRGRDWIRVDGDLTPVAETFGAVDPGERLVTVGSHGYVECDVNDGRGDGAFDLRPGDSVRLVPDSVSL from the coding sequence ATGATCACGCTCACCTCGGACTTCGGCTCGCCGTACCCCGCCGCGATGAAGGGAGTGATCCGCCGGCACACGGACGCCGAGATGATCGACGTCGCACACGACCTGCCGCGCGGCGACCCGCGCGCGGCGGCCTTCTGGCTCCGGTTCGTCCTCCCGGAGTTCCCGCCGGCGGTCCACTGCGCCGTCGTCGACCCCGGCGTCGGCACCGACCGCGACGCGCTCGTCGTCCGCGCCGGCGCGCACGTCCTCGTCGCGCCCGACAACGGCCTCGCGATGCCCCCGGCCCGGGCACTGGCCGCCGACGAGTCGGATATCGAGACCTGGACCGTCGCGGTCGACGAGCCGGCGAGCGAGACGTTCCACGGCCGCGACGTGTTCGCCCCGACCGCCGCCCGCGTCCGAACGGCGCTCGACGACGCGGACGGAGAGCGGGCGGACGGGGCGGACGGGGCGGACGGGGCGCTGACCCCGGACGCGGTCGCCGACGCGCTCGCGGCGATGGACGACCTCGCCCCCGCGAGCGACCCCGTCGACGTCCGCTTCCCGGAGCCGACGGTCGAGCGCGCCGGGGGCGACGATGGGGAGGGTGGCGATGGTGAGGTCGACGACGGGGCGGACGACGCCGGGGAGGTCGTCGCCGTCGACGGCGAAGTGCTCGCGATCGACCGGTTCGGGAACGTGATCACCAACGTTCCGGGAGCGCTGATCCGCGGCCGCGACTGGATCCGCGTCGACGGCGACCTCACGCCGGTCGCGGAGACGTTCGGTGCCGTCGACCCCGGCGAGCGACTGGTCACCGTCGGGAGCCACGGCTACGTGGAGTGCGATGTCAACGACGGGCGCGGCGACGGCGCGTTCGACCTCCGGCCGGGCGATTCGGTGCGGCTCGTGCCCGACAGCGTCAGCCTGTGA
- a CDS encoding DUF5793 family protein has product MRRDYFDLTVDGVGNGVDSRSPPLVRIDFHGPEELLRDRLSGGESDGDLLTADEIDVAFRLREPLDEADDPEGVVGVTNRYTGDFVLELNETATDVLPFIHAARDATEDGDAQYRVEIDVEGERLVAYDKDTFLVYDHEGNLLRSESLIPSGVEL; this is encoded by the coding sequence ATGCGGCGTGACTACTTCGATTTGACCGTCGACGGCGTTGGAAACGGCGTCGACTCCCGGTCGCCTCCGCTGGTGCGGATCGACTTCCACGGACCGGAGGAACTGCTCCGCGATCGGCTCTCCGGGGGCGAGAGCGACGGCGACCTGCTCACGGCCGACGAGATCGACGTCGCCTTCCGGCTCCGAGAGCCGCTGGACGAGGCGGACGACCCGGAGGGCGTGGTCGGCGTCACCAACCGATACACCGGCGACTTCGTCCTCGAACTCAACGAGACGGCGACCGACGTACTCCCCTTCATCCACGCCGCCCGCGACGCCACGGAGGACGGCGACGCGCAGTACCGCGTCGAGATCGACGTCGAGGGCGAGCGGCTCGTCGCCTACGACAAGGACACGTTCCTCGTGTACGACCACGAGGGGAACCTCCTCCGCAGCGAGAGCCTGATCCCCTCGGGCGTCGAACTCTGA
- a CDS encoding type II/IV secretion system ATPase subunit, translating to MASDVGGSDLGDRIEAFQRRLSRAWELLQGSTLDVRPFRPGQDGPLASFTVPEDEREIDRYWVNAPYAYVVITYDDVESEHRYYAVEPELDAFERDLLDRVVDDIRDPLLYREGTGKTDEETLRSELETLLEGYGVEAGMDTFHALAYYLYRDFRGYGKVDPLLNDRHIEDVSCDGYDLPIFVYHDEYTDIETNVSYGPEELDSYVIRLAQQSGRHVSVGDPIVGTTLPDGSRAELSLGEEVTPRGSAFTIRQYAEDPFTPVDLVEYGTFSVEQMAYFWLCIEHNKSLIFAGGTASGKTTSMNAVSMFIPPRAKVLSIEDTRELSLYHDNWLSSITRERRYEGADIDMYDLLRSALRHRPEYIIVGEVRGEEAITLFQAMNTGHTTFSTMHADSIETVINRLENEPINVPRAMVQSLDLLSVQTMTRSGEQRVRRAKAIGEIGGIDQRTGELDYSSAFEWDPDSDTFQRNDSSLLDEIADERGWSRSELLREVRRRERFLELLSALGIDDYRTFTALVNEYYADADRVMDKLDERVAAADGVDADALTDEENAATAGDPAATDR from the coding sequence ATGGCGAGCGACGTCGGCGGGAGCGACCTCGGCGACCGGATCGAGGCCTTCCAGCGGCGACTCTCTCGGGCGTGGGAGCTGCTTCAGGGGTCCACGCTCGACGTCCGCCCGTTCCGCCCCGGACAGGACGGGCCGCTCGCCTCATTCACCGTTCCCGAGGACGAACGCGAGATCGACCGCTACTGGGTGAACGCGCCGTACGCGTACGTCGTGATCACCTACGACGATGTCGAGAGCGAACACCGCTACTACGCCGTCGAACCGGAGCTGGACGCGTTCGAGCGCGACCTCCTCGACCGCGTCGTCGACGACATCCGCGACCCGCTCCTGTACCGCGAGGGGACCGGGAAGACCGACGAGGAGACGCTCAGATCGGAGCTGGAGACGCTGTTGGAGGGGTACGGCGTCGAGGCCGGAATGGACACGTTCCACGCGCTCGCGTACTACCTCTACCGCGACTTCCGCGGCTACGGGAAGGTCGATCCGCTCCTCAACGACCGGCACATCGAGGACGTCTCGTGTGACGGCTACGACCTCCCGATCTTCGTCTACCACGACGAGTACACCGACATCGAGACGAACGTCTCCTACGGGCCGGAGGAACTCGACAGCTACGTGATCCGGCTCGCCCAGCAGTCCGGTCGGCACGTCTCCGTCGGCGATCCCATCGTGGGGACGACGCTGCCGGACGGCTCGCGTGCCGAGCTCTCCCTCGGCGAGGAGGTGACGCCGCGCGGCTCGGCGTTCACGATCCGTCAGTACGCCGAGGACCCGTTCACGCCGGTCGATCTCGTCGAGTACGGGACCTTCTCCGTCGAGCAGATGGCGTACTTCTGGCTCTGTATCGAGCACAACAAGAGTCTCATCTTCGCCGGCGGTACCGCCTCCGGGAAGACCACGTCGATGAACGCGGTCTCGATGTTCATTCCGCCGCGCGCGAAGGTTCTCTCGATCGAGGACACCCGCGAGCTCTCCTTATACCACGACAACTGGCTCTCCTCGATCACCCGCGAGCGCCGCTACGAGGGGGCCGATATCGACATGTACGACCTGCTGCGCTCCGCGCTGCGCCACCGCCCCGAGTACATCATCGTCGGCGAGGTCCGCGGGGAAGAGGCTATCACCCTGTTTCAGGCGATGAACACGGGACACACGACGTTCTCGACGATGCACGCCGACTCGATCGAGACGGTGATCAACCGGCTGGAGAACGAGCCGATCAACGTGCCGCGCGCGATGGTCCAGTCGCTCGATCTCCTCTCGGTCCAGACGATGACTCGCTCCGGCGAGCAGCGCGTCCGCCGCGCGAAGGCGATCGGCGAGATCGGCGGCATCGACCAGCGGACCGGCGAGCTCGACTACTCGTCGGCGTTCGAGTGGGACCCCGACTCTGACACGTTCCAGCGGAACGACTCGTCGCTGTTGGATGAGATCGCCGACGAGCGCGGCTGGTCCCGCTCGGAGTTGCTCCGCGAGGTCCGCCGCCGCGAGCGCTTCCTCGAACTGCTTTCCGCGCTCGGCATCGACGACTACCGCACGTTCACCGCCCTCGTCAACGAGTACTACGCCGACGCCGACCGCGTGATGGACAAACTCGACGAGCGGGTCGCCGCGGCCGACGGCGTCGACGCCGACGCCCTCACGGACGAGGAAAACGCTGCCACCGCGGGGGACCCGGCGGCCACGGACCGATGA
- a CDS encoding type II secretion system F family protein, with translation MIEYVPLVAAVAACLALALPLVDDRADLFVTRVALTAFGDYVGENETRRRAQRDRMRAAHVAGTTHRVYASRTLLYAAVLGVAGSVIGVYGAAGLLAALDVGEAAIRGALPAQFGFVAVVARLADLGLGRLFVLLAVVSATVGSGLALGAYVARWQLLDQRAHARAAEIDATLPRTVAFMYALSRSGMAFPRVMDTLAENESVYGEAATELSVAVRDMNAFGTDSLTALQRISRRTPSDDLADFSENLASVLGTGQSVSAFLNDQYERYQAEAEAKQEQYLELLSTFAEAYVTALVAGPLFFITILVVIGLVLQDTMPLLRVVVYVGVPLATFGFVVYVDSVTQGIGGTETVAESSLSDPDTPSVSGVRHATDESGDRGGSPRFDGGTASGRGPDGTTSDGAARDGPGADRWAASRERLRIYDRLRGARQLIASPAETVLASPRTVFLAAVPIAVVGLLIFAFPITLGTPVEMVGQVDGPLVAATTFVLAAYAVAYEFGKRRVRRVESAVPDFLDRLASVNEAGTAVVGSVRRVADSNLEALTADLRRTRRDVDWGADVSTALRRLERRVRSPMMSRAVALVTNAIRASGDVGPVLRIAADESRATWSLRRERRQVMLTYLIVIYISFFVFIGIIAALSVSFIPAIESAGVPGTGGGLPDAGSGAPSGPSGITDGIGDIDVDAYEQLFFHAAAIQATCSGLVAGQLGEGSVRDGVKHVVVLLAVTLVTFVAIGLV, from the coding sequence ATGATCGAGTACGTCCCCCTCGTCGCGGCGGTCGCGGCCTGCCTCGCGCTCGCGCTCCCGCTCGTCGACGACCGGGCCGACCTGTTCGTCACCCGCGTCGCGCTGACGGCCTTCGGCGACTACGTCGGGGAGAACGAGACGCGGCGGCGGGCCCAGCGCGACCGGATGCGCGCGGCCCACGTCGCCGGGACGACGCACCGGGTGTACGCCTCGCGCACGCTGCTGTACGCCGCCGTTCTCGGCGTCGCCGGCAGCGTCATCGGCGTGTACGGTGCCGCGGGACTGCTCGCCGCGCTCGACGTCGGCGAGGCGGCGATCCGCGGGGCGCTCCCGGCCCAGTTCGGGTTCGTCGCGGTCGTCGCGCGGCTCGCCGACCTCGGTCTCGGGAGGCTGTTCGTCCTGCTCGCGGTCGTCTCCGCGACGGTCGGGTCGGGACTGGCGCTCGGCGCGTACGTCGCCCGGTGGCAGCTGCTCGACCAGCGCGCACACGCGAGGGCGGCTGAGATCGACGCCACCCTACCCCGGACCGTCGCGTTCATGTACGCGCTCTCGCGCTCGGGGATGGCGTTCCCGCGGGTGATGGACACGCTCGCGGAGAACGAGTCGGTGTACGGCGAGGCCGCCACGGAGCTGTCGGTCGCGGTCCGCGACATGAACGCCTTCGGGACCGACTCGCTCACCGCGCTCCAGCGCATCTCCCGGCGGACGCCCAGCGACGACTTAGCGGACTTCTCGGAGAACCTCGCGTCCGTCCTCGGGACCGGGCAGTCGGTGTCGGCGTTCCTCAACGACCAGTACGAGCGGTATCAGGCGGAGGCGGAGGCGAAACAGGAGCAGTACTTAGAGTTGCTCTCGACGTTCGCCGAGGCGTACGTGACCGCGCTGGTCGCCGGGCCGCTCTTTTTCATCACCATCCTCGTCGTCATCGGCCTCGTCTTACAGGACACGATGCCGCTCTTACGCGTCGTCGTCTACGTCGGTGTCCCGCTCGCCACCTTCGGGTTCGTCGTCTACGTCGACAGCGTGACGCAGGGGATCGGCGGCACCGAGACGGTCGCGGAGTCGTCGCTGTCGGACCCGGACACTCCGTCCGTCTCGGGGGTGCGCCACGCGACGGACGAGTCCGGAGACCGGGGCGGATCCCCGCGGTTCGACGGGGGGACGGCGAGCGGACGCGGGCCGGACGGGACCACCTCGGACGGGGCCGCCCGCGACGGTCCCGGCGCGGACCGGTGGGCGGCGAGCCGCGAACGCCTCCGGATCTACGACCGGCTCCGCGGGGCGCGTCAGCTGATCGCGTCGCCGGCCGAGACCGTGCTGGCCTCGCCGCGGACCGTGTTCCTCGCGGCCGTCCCGATCGCGGTCGTCGGGCTGCTGATCTTCGCGTTCCCGATAACGCTCGGGACGCCGGTGGAGATGGTCGGACAGGTCGACGGGCCGCTCGTCGCCGCGACCACGTTCGTCCTCGCGGCGTACGCGGTCGCCTACGAGTTCGGCAAGCGGCGGGTCCGGCGCGTCGAGTCCGCGGTCCCCGACTTCCTCGACCGACTCGCCAGCGTCAACGAGGCGGGGACCGCCGTGGTCGGCAGCGTCCGTCGCGTCGCGGACTCGAACTTGGAGGCGCTGACCGCGGACCTCCGGCGGACGCGCCGCGACGTGGACTGGGGGGCGGACGTCTCGACCGCGCTGCGACGGCTCGAACGGCGGGTCCGGTCGCCGATGATGTCCCGGGCGGTCGCGCTCGTCACGAACGCGATCCGGGCGAGCGGCGACGTCGGGCCGGTCCTGCGGATCGCCGCCGACGAGTCGCGCGCGACCTGGTCGCTCCGGCGCGAGCGCCGGCAGGTGATGTTGACCTACCTCATCGTCATTTACATCTCCTTTTTCGTCTTCATCGGGATCATCGCGGCGCTGTCGGTGTCGTTCATCCCCGCTATCGAGTCGGCGGGCGTTCCGGGAACGGGCGGCGGCCTCCCGGACGCCGGAAGCGGCGCTCCCTCCGGTCCGTCCGGGATCACGGACGGGATCGGCGACATCGACGTGGACGCCTACGAGCAGCTGTTCTTCCACGCCGCGGCGATCCAGGCGACCTGCTCCGGGCTCGTCGCCGGCCAACTCGGGGAGGGGTCGGTGCGCGACGGCGTGAAACACGTCGTGGTACTGCTCGCGGTCACGCTCGTCACGTTCGTCGCGATCGGACTGGTGTGA
- a CDS encoding class I SAM-dependent methyltransferase, with product MDSESTGDSEPTEDPASIGGPTSTGDPQSTYDRIASHFSKTREYAWPEVESFLEGRSATRALDVGCGNGRHTEALVSHADTAVGVDLSRGLLDEALSRARDRGFADAAAFVHGDAASLPVRDDAVDLAAYVATLHHLSPRAARVESLNELARVLAPGGVALVSAWSTAHDRFDRDEGFDTTVDWTLPGGETVPRYYHIYSPAEFESDLAASDLELRHTRVSSGNCYAVVSAVSR from the coding sequence ATGGACTCGGAATCGACCGGCGACTCGGAACCGACCGAAGACCCGGCGTCGATCGGTGGCCCGACGTCGACCGGCGACCCGCAGTCGACCTACGACCGCATCGCGAGCCACTTCTCGAAGACCCGCGAGTACGCCTGGCCCGAGGTCGAGTCGTTCCTGGAGGGCCGGTCGGCGACCCGCGCGCTCGACGTCGGCTGCGGGAACGGTCGGCACACCGAGGCGCTCGTGTCGCACGCGGACACCGCGGTCGGCGTCGACCTCAGCCGCGGCCTGCTCGACGAGGCGCTCTCCCGCGCCCGCGACCGGGGGTTCGCGGACGCGGCCGCGTTCGTCCACGGGGACGCCGCGTCGCTGCCGGTGCGCGACGACGCGGTCGACCTCGCGGCCTACGTCGCCACGCTCCACCACCTCTCGCCCCGGGCCGCGCGCGTCGAGAGCCTGAACGAACTGGCTCGGGTCCTCGCGCCGGGCGGGGTCGCGCTCGTCAGCGCGTGGAGCACGGCCCACGACCGGTTCGACCGCGACGAGGGGTTCGACACGACCGTTGACTGGACGCTCCCGGGCGGCGAGACTGTCCCCCGGTACTATCACATCTACTCTCCCGCTGAGTTCGAGTCAGATCTCGCCGCGAGCGACCTCGAACTCCGTCACACGCGGGTTTCGAGCGGAAACTGTTACGCGGTGGTGTCGGCGGTGAGCCGCTAA